The proteins below are encoded in one region of Helianthus annuus cultivar XRQ/B chromosome 2, HanXRQr2.0-SUNRISE, whole genome shotgun sequence:
- the LOC110914980 gene encoding 3-ketoacyl-CoA synthase 4, which produces MYTTLPILHTFSTIIIYKSCHTLLTSLKPQPLTMATGELTTTTTVQIHHRRLPDFLQTINLKHVKLGYHYLISHILTLCSIPIIIITIMESYDMSLNDQLHDLWQDLQYNVVSVVICSAVLVFGSTVYIMRRPKHVYLVDYACYGPPNELKVPYERFMKHSRLTGDFDESSLEFQRKILERSGLGQETYFPEAMHTIPPTPSMAAARVEAQQVMFGALDTLFSTTGIKPKDIGILVVNCSLFNPTPSLSSMIVNKYKLRGNIKSFNLGGMGCSAGVIAIDLAKDMLQVQRNTYAVVVSTENITQNWYFGNKKSMLIPNCLFRVGGSAVLLSNKSVDRSRAKYQLVHVVRTHRGSDDKAFRCVYQEQDDNGKTGVSLSKDLMAIAGGALKTNITTLGPLVLPISEQLLFFCTLIAKKLFKKSIKPYIPDFKLAFDHFCIHAGGRGVIDELEKNLQLSPTHVEASRMTLHRFGNTSSSSIWYELAYIEGKERVRKGHRVWQIAFGSGFKCNSAVWKALRTVKPAAHSPWSDCIDKYPVELVM; this is translated from the exons ATGTACACCACACTCCCAATCCTCCACACATTTTCCAccattattatttataaatcttGCCACACACTTTTGACTTCTCTCAAACCCCAACCCCTCACCATGGCCACCGGAgaactcaccaccaccaccaccgtccaaaTCCACCACCGCCGCCTCCCCGACTTCCTCCAAACCATCAACCTTAAACACGTCAAACTAGGCTACCACTACCTAATCTCACACATACTAACCCTATGTTCAATCCCCATAATAATCATAACAATAATGGAGTCATATGATATGAGCCTTAACGACCAGCTGCATGACTTATGGCAAGATTTGCAATACAATGTTGTGAGTGTGGTGATATGTTCGGCTGTTTTGGTGTTCGGGTCGACTGTCTACATTATGAGGAGACCGAAACATGTTTATCTTGTTGATTACGCGTGTTATGGTCCTCCAAATGAATTAAAAGTTCCTTATGAACGGTTCATGAAGCATTCTAGATTGACTGGTGATTTTGATGAGTCGTCGTTGGAGTTTCAGAGGAAGATTCTGGAACGATCTGGACTCGGTCAAGAAACGTATTTTCCGGAAGCGATGCATACTATTCCTCCAACTCCCTCCATGGCTGCCGCTAGGGTTGAAGCTCAGCAG GTTATGTTTGGTGCATTAGACACACTGTTTTCTACCACTGGAATCAAACCAAAAGACATAGGAATTCTAGTGGTGAACTGCAGTTTATTCAATCCAACACCATCATTATCCTCCATGATTGTTAACAAGTACAAACTAAGGGGCAACATTAAAAGCTTCAATCTAGGAGGAATGGGCTGCAGCGCGGGTGTAATCGCGATCGATCTAGCAAAAGATATGCTACAAGTTCAACGAAACACATACGCTGTTGTGGTCAGCACCGAAAACATCACTCAAAACTGGTATTTCGGGAACAAGAAGTCAATGTTGATCCCCAATTGCCTGTTCAGAGTTGGTGGATCCGCGGTTCTGTTATCGAACAAATCTGTTGATAGATCACGAGCCAAGTACCAGCTCGTTCATGTGGTCCGAACGCATAGAGGATCGGATGATAAGGCATTTCGTTGTGTGTATCAAGAACAAGACGATAATGGGAAGACAGGTGTTTCGTTATCGAAAGATTTGATGGCGATCGCTGGTGGAGCGTTGAAAACGAACATTACGACGTTGGGTCCGCTTGTTCTTCCTATCAGCGAACAGTTGTTGTTCTTTTGTACGTTGATCGCGAAGAAATTGTTCAAGAAGAGTATTAAACCGTATATTCCGGATTTTAAACTTGCATTTGATCATTTTTGTATACACGCGGGTGGTAGAGGTGTGATCGACGAGCTGGAGAAGAATCTCCAGCTATCGCCGACGCATGTTGAGGCGTCACGAATGACGCTTCATAGATTTGGGAACACGTCGTCGAGTTCGATTTGGTATGAGTTGGCTTACATTGAAGGGAAAGAAAGGGTTAGAAAGGGTCATAGAGTTTGGCAGATTGCATTTGGGAGTGGGTTTAAGTGTAATAGTGCTGTTTGGAAGGCGTTACGGACCGTAAAACCAGCTGCCCATAGTCCTTGGTCGGATTGTATCGATAAGTATCCTGTCGAATTGGTTATGTAA